In the Setaria italica strain Yugu1 chromosome VI, Setaria_italica_v2.0, whole genome shotgun sequence genome, one interval contains:
- the LOC101785167 gene encoding protein DMR6-LIKE OXYGENASE 2 — MSLVAAPMAIVDLANTQLQQQATEEAVDQEELSYSSLMKGVRHLSDSGITRLPDSYVLPAPDRPRSSSGGGRVRLPVVDLACLRDPSRHAGALATLDAACREYGFFQVVNHGVDGGVISGMLDVARRFFELPLAERERYMSPDVRAAVRYGTSFNQARDAVLCWRDFLKLACSHPLRDVVASWPREPADLRGVASAYAAASHALFMELMEAALQALGIASGGVLGELAAGSSHMMTVNCYPACPQPELTLGMPAHSDYGLFTFVLQDHVEGLQVMHGGRWLTVDPIPGSFVVNVGDHLEIYSNGAYKSVLHRVRVNSTRPRISVASFHSLPAERVVGPAPELVDEAAGNPPRYMDTDFATFLAYLASADGKDKTFLQSRMLAL, encoded by the exons ATGAGCTTGGTTGCGGCGCCAATGGCGATCGTTGACCTGGCCAACACCCAGCTTCAGCAGCAAGCGACAGAAGAAGCTGTCGATCAGGAGGAGCTGTCGTACAGTAGCCTGATGAAAGGCGTGCGGCACCTCTCCGACAGCGGCATTACCAGGCTGCCCGACAGCTACGTCCTGCCCGCACCCGACCGCCCCCgtagcagcagcggcggcggcagggtcaGGCTCCCCGTCGTCGACCTCGCCTGCCTCCGCGACCCCTCCCGGCACGCCGGCGCGCTGGCAACGCTCGACGCGGCGTGCCGGGAGTACGGGTTCTTCCAGGTGGTGAACCacggcgtcgacggcggggTGATCTCCGGGATGCTGGACGTGGCGCGGCGCTTCTTCGAGCTGCCGCTGGCCGAGCGGGAGCGGTACATGTCGCCGGACGTGCGCGCCGCCGTGCGGTACGGCACGAGCTTCAACCAGGCCAGGGACGCCGTGCTGTGCTGGCGCGACTTCCTCAAGCTCGCCTGCAGCCACCCGCTGCGCGACGTCGTGGCGTCGTGGCCGCGGGAGCCCGCGGACCTGAGGGGCGTCGCGTCCGCGTACGCCGCGGCGAGCCATGCCCTGTTCATGGAGCTCATGGAGGCGGCGCTCCAGGCCCTGGGCATCGCTTCCGGCGGTGTGCTGGGGGAGCTAGCGGCGGGGTCGTCGCACATGATGACGGTGAACTGCTACCCGGCGTGCCCGCAGCCGGAGCTCACGCTGGGGATGCCAGCGCACTCCGACTACGGCCTCTTCACCTTCGTGCTGCAGGACCACGTGGAGGGGCTCCAGGTCATGCACGGCGGACGATGGCTCACCGTCGACCCGATCCCGGGATCCTTCGTCGTCAACGTCGGCGACCACCTAGAG ATCTACAGCAACGGGGCGTACAAGAGCGTGCTGCACCGTGTGCGCGTCAACTCGACGCGGCCTCGCATCTCGGTGGCGTCGTTCCACAGCCTGCCGGCGGAGCGTGTGGTcgggccggcgccggagctggtGGACGAGGCCGCCGGCAACCCGCCGCGGTACATGGACACCGACTTCGCCACCTTCCTCGCCTACCTCGCCTCCGCCGACGGCAAGGACAAGACCTTCCTCCAGTCAAGGATGCTCGCCCTATAG
- the LOC101785576 gene encoding uncharacterized protein LOC101785576, which yields MMLRRVASSTPVPEWLETLLSTRFFLACGAHPASPRNECNMFCLDCRGAPPPAFCYYCRAHRHAAHRVIQIRRSSYHDVVRVSEVEDVLDITGVQTYVINSARVLFLNERPQPRGAGAAAGKAAASPYNCEICGRALLDPFRFCSLGCKLVDTKRSNGHAAAAAATGGDVDGVTDNEAAEAGGSGHGAARPLGRRRKGIPHRAPFWS from the exons ATGATGCTGCGGCGCGTGGCCTCGTCGACGCCGGTGCCCGAGTGGCTGGAGACGCTGCTCTCGACGCGCTTCTTCCTGGCCTGCGGCGCGCACCCGGCGTCGCCGCGCAACGAGTGCAACATGTTCTGCCTCGACTGCaggggggcgccgccgccggccttctGCTACTACTGCAGGGCGCACCGACACGCAGCCCACCGGGTCATCCAG ATACGGCGGTCGTCCTACCACGACGTGGTGCGGGTCTCCGAGGTGGAGGACGTCCTCGACATCACCGGCGTCCAGACCTACGTCATCAACAGCGCCAGGGTCCTCTTCCTCAACGAGCGCCCCcagccgcgcggcgccggcgccgccgcgggcaaggccgccgcctccccctacAACTGCGAGATCTGCGGACGCGCGCTGCTCGACCCATTCCGCTTCTGCTCCCTCGGATGCAAG CTGGTGGACACCAAGCGGAGCAacggccacgcggcggcggcggcggctaccgGAGGCGACGTTGACGGCGTCACCGACAatgaggcggcggaggccggcggaagcgggcacggcgcggcgcggccgctggGGCGCCGCCGGAAGGGGATCCCCCACCGCGCGCCCTTCTGGTCCTGA